ATGTTGAGATAAAATTATGAAAGCAATTCTTGGAAAAAAAATAGGAATGACTCAGGTGTTTATGGATGACGGGCAGCTTGTCCCGGTGACTGTAATAGAAGCAGGTCCGTGCAGGGTAACGCAATCCAAAAATAAGGATAAAGACGGCTATATTACTGTACAGATCGGTTTCGATCCTAATCGCAAAGAAAAAAATGTAACAAAACCCATGCTTGGACATTTCAGTAAGACATCATCACCGGCTTACCGTTTCTTGAGAGAGTTTAATATGGAAGGATTGAAAGAAGGGGATGACATAACCGTTGATATTTTTTCAAAGGGGGATATCGTCAACATCTCAGGGACTTCCAAAGGTAAAGGCTTTCAGGGAGTTATGAAGAGACATAACTACGGAGGAGGCCCGGCATCTCACGGCTCTATGTTCAAGAGGGCGCCAGGTTCTATGGGAGCCAGTTCTTATCCCTCAAGGGTTTGGAAGAACAAGGGGCTTCCAGGGCAGATGGGCAATGTAAAGGTTACAACAATGAACATTGAGGTTGTTGATATAAAGAAGGAACTGAATCTTTTACTTGTAAAAGGTGCAGTTCCGGGGGCAAACGGGAATTATGTAGTGATTGGTTCCAATGCTCCAATGCCTGATCTGGCTGTTAAGGAGAATAAAGGCTGATGCCACAGATAGACGTATTGAATAAAGAAAATATAGCAGTGAGTAAGATGGATCTGCCTGATGACATATTTGGTGTCGAGATCAAAAACGGAATCCTTCATGATGTTGTCCGTAATTATCTTGCAAATAAGCGTCAGGGAAATGCTTGTACAAAGACAAAAGGCGAAGTCAGCGGCGGAGGCAAAAAGCCTTATAAGCAGAAGGGTACCGGCAGGGCCAGGGCAGGAAGCAGCAGGTCTCCAGTCTGGAGAGGCGGCGGTACTGTTTTCGGGCCGAAGCCCAGGGACTATTCATATAAGCTCCCTAAAAAGGTAAAATGGGGGGCGCTGAGTGCGGCTCTTTCTGCAAAAGTAGTTGACGGGGAAGTATTAATTGTTGATAGTCTTCCTATTGCCACGCCTAAGACAAAGGAACTTGCAAGTATACTCAAAGCGATGGGTGTTGAAAAGAGCGTTCTGATAGTTATACCTGAAAAAGATAATGCCCTTGAGCTTTCAGCGGGAAATATTCCTAATGTTCATGTGGCAAGGGCGAGTGAGCTTAATGTTTATTCAATACTCAATCATGAAAAAGTTATGATTCTTAAGGGAGCTGTTGAACGGATCAAGGAGATATATCTGGGATGAGCAAAGAATATAGTGTTCTTCATGGCCCGCTTTTAACGGAAAAGGGGTCTCTGCTTAAAGAGGCTAATAATGTGATATTGTTCAAGGTCAGCAAGGCCTCGAATAAAATAGAGATAAAAAAGGCGGTCGAAGGAATCCTGAAAGTAAAAGTGGATTCTGTCAGGACGGTCAACTGTAAAGGGAAAAAGAAGCGTCTTGGCAGATACGCAGGCAAGAGATCTGACTGGAAGAAGGCTTTGGTCACATTAAAAGAAGGGGAGAAATTCGATTTTGTCGAAGGTGCTTAAATGGCAATAAAAAAATATAAACCAACATCACCGGGTTCACGTTTTAAAAGCGGTTTTGACTTTGCAGAGATCACTGAGACAAAACCATATAAGCCGCTTGTTCTCCCGATAAAGAAGTCAGGCGGGAGGAATAACAAGGGGCGTATAACATCATGGCTTAAGGGCGGAGGCCATAAAAGGGCTTACAGGATCATTGACTTTAAGCGTGATAAGGTAAATATACCGTGCGTAGTTGAGACGATTGAATATGATCCGAACAGGACATCGCGTATAAGTCTTCTCCGGTATGCCGACGGCGAGAGGAGATATATACTTACACCATTAGGTGTTCAGGTAGGCGATAAGCTTATGTCAGGCAAGGATGCAGAGATAAAGAACGGAAATGCATTGCCTGTAAGCAGCATTCCTTTGGGAACTATTATCCATAACATAGAGCTCAGGCCCGGGGAAGGCGGTTCCATTGCCCGGAGCGCGGGTTCATATGCGCAGCTCGTTGCAAAGGATAAGGATATGTGCCACATAAAGCTTTCGTCTTCAGAGGTAAGGCTTATTCCGTCAGGCTGTATAGCCACCGTTGGACAGGTTGGCAATGTTGAGAGAGAGAACATATCCCTCGGCAAGGCGGGCAGGAACAGATGGTTAGGCAAGAGGCCCGGTGTGAGGGGTGTAGTCATGAACCCTGTTGACCATCCTCTCGGCGGCGGCGAGGGCAGGACATCAGGCGGCAGGCCGCCATGCTCGCCATGGGGCAAGCCTGAGGGCATCAAGACCAGGCACAACAAGAAGACTGACAAGTTCATTGTCAGGAGAAGAAAGAAATAATCGAAAAAAAGCAGTTAGAGGAATGGAGGACAGACCTTGGCAAGATCACTGAAAAAAGGGCCGTATGTAGATGCTAAACTCATGAAGAAGGTTCTTATGATGACCGAAAAGAATGACAAGAAGATCATAAAGACCTGGTATAGAAGGTCAACGATAGTCCCTGAGTTCATCGGTTTTACATTTGCAGTTCATAATGGCAATAAATTTATTCCGGTATATGTTACAGAGAACATGGTTGGGCACAAACTCGGTGAATTTTCTCCGACAAGGACATTCAGAGCACATTCAGGCGCCAAGAAAGAAGTGGCAAAGAAGAAATAACTATGGAATCTAAAGCGCTATTAAGATACGCAAGGATCTCTCCCAGGAAGGTCAGGAGAGTAACAGATTTGATTAAAGGGAAGACAGCGGGCGATGCTCTTGTAAGCCTCAAGTTCCTTCCTCACAGTCCCGCAAGGATCG
The genomic region above belongs to Nitrospirota bacterium and contains:
- the rplC gene encoding 50S ribosomal protein L3, which translates into the protein MMKAILGKKIGMTQVFMDDGQLVPVTVIEAGPCRVTQSKNKDKDGYITVQIGFDPNRKEKNVTKPMLGHFSKTSSPAYRFLREFNMEGLKEGDDITVDIFSKGDIVNISGTSKGKGFQGVMKRHNYGGGPASHGSMFKRAPGSMGASSYPSRVWKNKGLPGQMGNVKVTTMNIEVVDIKKELNLLLVKGAVPGANGNYVVIGSNAPMPDLAVKENKG
- the rplD gene encoding 50S ribosomal protein L4, which translates into the protein MPQIDVLNKENIAVSKMDLPDDIFGVEIKNGILHDVVRNYLANKRQGNACTKTKGEVSGGGKKPYKQKGTGRARAGSSRSPVWRGGGTVFGPKPRDYSYKLPKKVKWGALSAALSAKVVDGEVLIVDSLPIATPKTKELASILKAMGVEKSVLIVIPEKDNALELSAGNIPNVHVARASELNVYSILNHEKVMILKGAVERIKEIYLG
- the rplW gene encoding 50S ribosomal protein L23 — protein: MSKEYSVLHGPLLTEKGSLLKEANNVILFKVSKASNKIEIKKAVEGILKVKVDSVRTVNCKGKKKRLGRYAGKRSDWKKALVTLKEGEKFDFVEGA
- the rplB gene encoding 50S ribosomal protein L2 translates to MAIKKYKPTSPGSRFKSGFDFAEITETKPYKPLVLPIKKSGGRNNKGRITSWLKGGGHKRAYRIIDFKRDKVNIPCVVETIEYDPNRTSRISLLRYADGERRYILTPLGVQVGDKLMSGKDAEIKNGNALPVSSIPLGTIIHNIELRPGEGGSIARSAGSYAQLVAKDKDMCHIKLSSSEVRLIPSGCIATVGQVGNVERENISLGKAGRNRWLGKRPGVRGVVMNPVDHPLGGGEGRTSGGRPPCSPWGKPEGIKTRHNKKTDKFIVRRRKK
- the rpsS gene encoding 30S ribosomal protein S19, with amino-acid sequence MARSLKKGPYVDAKLMKKVLMMTEKNDKKIIKTWYRRSTIVPEFIGFTFAVHNGNKFIPVYVTENMVGHKLGEFSPTRTFRAHSGAKKEVAKKK